A window from Sus scrofa isolate TJ Tabasco breed Duroc chromosome 2, Sscrofa11.1, whole genome shotgun sequence encodes these proteins:
- the LOC100523359 gene encoding LOW QUALITY PROTEIN: apoptosis regulatory protein Siva (The sequence of the model RefSeq protein was modified relative to this genomic sequence to represent the inferred CDS: substituted 2 bases at 2 genomic stop codons), protein MSTDAQAALLQLKVRVGQRELSCSVCAKRLTWEIFQKIMQLLFRRAQTYTDHAWREGCATVELPESPKPGPTEPPQAXRGQMLNGPDRRLTRSRVQASEAEPAGAAXGACSSCMRAVDRKAACCQCEQALCGSCVHTYRSCGPPPAPCAPSWSECRPRTSGRAGGPSGTM, encoded by the exons ATGTCAACG gacgCACAGGCGGCCCTGCTGCAGCTCAAGGTGCGTGTAGGCCAGAGGGAGCTGAGTTGCAGCGTGTGCGCCAAGCGCCTCACTTGGGAGATTTTCCAGAAGATCATGCAGCTCCTCTTTCGAAGGGCCCAGACATACACGGACCACGCGTGGAGGGAAGGCTGTGCCACCGTTGAGCTCCCGGAGTCCCCGAAGCCGGGTCCCACGGAACCTCCTCAGGCATAGCGGGGGCAGATGCTGAACGGGCCCGACCGCCGACTGACCAGGAGCCGAGTCCAGGCCTCCGAGGCTGAGCCAGCTGGGGCCGCGTAGGGTGCCTGCTCGTCGTGCATGCGAGCCGTGGACCGGAAGGCAGCGTGCTGCCAGTGTGAGCAAGCCTTGTGCGGGAGCTGTGTGCACACCTACCGCAGCTGCGGGCCCCCGCCTGCCCCCTGTGCACCCTCGTGGAGTGAGTGCAGGCCCAGGACGAGTGGGCGGGCAGGTGGGCCTAGTGGGACCATGTGA